TTATAGTAGATTAATATCGCATGTTTGTAATATGGTTTTATCAAAAGCGTATATAATACCAATGgtttcaatataaataataagtaaattttgaaaaatatgtctGATACGAGTAATCGAGAACtgtgaataaaatttattttttagtgggtttataaattaaatctgtACTGTTTACTTCACGATTATATTAATTCGAAATGTAATCTAAACATTCACTATCTTGACCATCTTTTTTATTCGCTAAGTGTCCATACAATAATTTCATTTccattcaataatatttttttataaataagtcaAGCTTAGATGCCTAATGTCTTAATCTTGTCTTACTGTGACATTTatggttttgtaaaatttttagatTGATTAATCAatctaaaaatctaaatatttttaaatccattactcgaatatatcataaaaatgttgtGACTTTATTTAATGAGTGAGAACATTTTGCATAATGTGCATAAGGTATCAATTTAAAaacttcaatatatttttaatatataatttgttcTGACGCAGATttcaattgttattttattgtgaataattgttatttaatttctagtgctatttgtttttaaaacaaagtcATTCGCATAAACCCCAAAActagtcaaaaaatatttacgacAAAATTAAGTCAATAACTAGGTACTTAAAAACAGATTTTGTCagccattttttatttatctgtaataattaaaatgcgtaggaaatttaaaaaaaatggtgtattacaaagaaatatgtttaaataataaatgttaattataagtatttaggtaaaaaaaaatctgttaatacaaaattttaaaaaaagaatgtgAAAATAGGCGTCGATGGTTGACAAGTATTAAAAATAGTTCTGTGTTCAAATTAAGGTGCCAAATAATTGGCTAACTGTATTTCTTCTTTAACTCTGTAAATTGATATTGTATAAAAAGTATCCATTAAAATTACCTACATTATGTATAATTTCTTGCATTgcgtataaataaacataaacacttaTATATTACATTCTATAGATCATACTTCACTACGCAATCGTGAAATCTGTTatgaaaagtaaaaagaaatctattttaaatataattatatactcgtaagaaTATATGTTAACTGTATGATAATAAACAGTAAAACTTAATAAGTGTATTTAGTTCGTATGTCAGATACCTATGTTATCCTGTTACACTGGCGCTAAGTAAACGTCCGTCTACGTCTGTGTATGCCACACGACTGAGTCCTCACTTGCGTGCTTGATGTGCTCTATATGCAATGTGGGTAGTTCACGaatactacatttttttattatattattctttacaagttagcccttgactacaatctcacctgaattAATCTCACCTCAATCTCACATATAGCAAAATTCTGCTACCTTTTCTTGACACGTTTACTTGTACATACTTGTATGTATACGGTTACTTGTATGTATTCTGTGAAACGGCCAGTTATTATCTGAGTACTGAGGGCGGAGTAAGCTAATAATTTAGCTCAAAATGTTATTCTACGTTGTCACATCAGTTAAATCTCTAAACACCACATAATAATCATCGACTCGTACAACATCATTGAACTCAGCTCCAGTTTGTATAAACAAGTGATGTGTAGTATTGCATAGAGCTATAGTATTATCGATGTGTTGATTGTagaacatcattatcatccagCGTCAGTGTAACCGAGGTTTTAGTAAGGTAAGTAATAAAATCACGAAATTaagaaaacaacatttatttaataacattaacaaCATTTGTGCGTTGTCCTAACTTGTTCTAAAGATCACCAGGtagttcatttaaaaataatgataaagatacgaaattgtaaataaaaaaggtaaaggAAAAGCAGGTGATAGATTAGAAGAATATGAAAAGAAAAAGCAAATAAAGTAGTATAATCGATAGATAgcttaagaaaaaatatataataataaagaagaaGGAAATATATGTTGCATGAAGCAGAAAGaataggaaaattaattaaagcacGTGTAATAAAGTGATAGCTAATAAGATAGGGTGAAATGTTCAAAAAGTGAAGAGCTTATACATTCTcgtagataataaattaaaaagattgtAAAAGACTGacttttaaatttgacttttaaaaatatgaatattaaatatttgtttgaaaataaatattaaatcatcAGGCCAAAGTTAGGAAGTCAAAGTTGACAAATAAGaaacaaataagaaaatttacTATGTAGCCTATACcgattaaaaaagataaaaagaaaatagtttagaaagaaaagtttgcgaaataaaaattagagaagTGTAGAGTAGATGGAAAAATGATGTGCTTACTGCACATCATTTTTCCATCTACTCGATAAAATACATGGTGAACAATGAAGATATTGTGATATAACATTATTtcagtttaaatattatgtaagagAAAGTCATAAGCTGAtgtatgttatgtatgtatatttaatatacatacataacatacaTCAGCTTATGACATCTATACACAGACAGAAAAATCTCaagattaaaaaatagttatttaagaaaaacaataaactttaataagaagaaaaaaaatagatggAAATGGAAATAAGAAGAAagcaaaaattgtaaaatatatagtatCGAAATTAAAGAGACTGCAAatataaagatgaagaaaaaagaaaagtgtTGGTGATAGTACAAAAAGAGTGAAAACGAGAAGTGTAGGTTAAGAGGTGTATTCAGTAGGTATATGAAAATGAAGTATATAATTGTAGaaataagaataatatataagaataaAAGCGAAGAAAATGAAATTTACTGACTGAATTGAGTTTAAGTAAAGAAATGAATTGGTAGATGTGGATAACAATATAGAATAATAGCATAAAAGAGTATGAAAAATGATCGCaaggaaaaaatatattgattaagTACTGGTGtacgtagtagtagtagtttatAATGAATTTGAAACTTTATATAGCGAAATGTAAGATATTTGTAGAAAGGTATTTTGCAAGATAATTAGTGTAAATGGAAAAATTGTTCTTTTGTTAAATTAGAGCAGTTTGAGTATACAACGTAGATATAGATGAAAAGTAATGAAAGAAGTCACGATGAATTACATGAGATTTGAAATAAGAGCAGATAAAGAAAAGCATATGTTGATGTAGATTACGATATACAAGAAGAGTATGAAAGAGTATGAAAAATTATCACAAGGATAAGGGATATTGATTATGTATTAGTGTATAAGGAATGGAAGGAGTGTAGTGTATATCTCATGAAatgtttgaaattttatatagtgTACTGCAAGATCTTAATGCAAACATAtttatggaaatatattttgcgcttagttcattcattaaaataagGTAATAGTGTAAGTGGaagaattttagttttaataaattagagCAATTGAAGAATACAACATAGATATtgatttaaactaataatttgtACTAATAGTAGGTAAAGAAATGCATTTGATTACGATATAGAAGAAGAGTATGAAAAATGTTCACAAGGATAAAAGATACTGATTAAGAATTGGTGTATGTGTAATAAAAGCTCATGAAAAGTTTGAAACTTTGTATAGTGAAATGCAAGATATTAATGTAAAGATATTTTGTAAGATGATAAGTGTAAGTGGaagaatttttcttttattaaattagagAAATTGAAGAATTATAACGTAGAcgaagatatatatatatgaaaattaaGGGAAGCTGTGACGACTATGAAATACATAAGATTTGAAATAAGAGTAGGTAAAGAAATGCATTTGTAGATTACGATATAGAAGAAGAGTATGAAAAATGATCACAAGAGCAGTTTATGAAGAATTTGAAACTTTATATAGAGAAATGCGAGATATTTGTAGAAAGATATTTTGCAAGATAATTAGTGTAAatggaaaaattgtatttttgttaaattagtGCAAtctaagaaatattttcttaaattgctCTTATTATATAGATTTAGATGAAAACTAAAGAAAGAAGTCACGATAAATTACATGAGATTTGAAATAAGAGCAGGCAAAGAAAAGCATTTGTTGATGTAGATTACGATATACAAGAAGAGTATGaaagagtatgaaaaataatcacaaggataagggatatttattatgtatgaaGAAGAGTATCTCATGAAAAGTTTGAAAGTATAAATAGTGAAATATAGTGAATGATAAAGAATTGGTGTATAGTAGTAGAAGCTCATGAAAAGATTGAACCTGTGTATAGTTAAATGCAAagaaatttttttaagaaagttaGTGTGCAAGGTGAAAGAATTGTGagcaattaaaaaatacaacgtAGAAGAAAACTAATGAAAGCGATGACAACgatgaaatacatattatatgaaataagAATAGGTAAAAAGATGCTTTAGAAGATGTTTATGTAGATGACGATAAAGAAAAAGTGTATGAAAAATTATCATGAGGATAAGGGATATTGATTGAATATCAATATGCAGAGAGAAAGTGAGAGTAGTATAaggtaataaaatacattaggtGTGAAATAAGAGTAggtaatgaaatacaaattttgtacatgtagaaaacaatataatatgaaaagtGTATAATGTGTGTGAGTATGAAAAAGTGAAGGTGAATGAAgagtttaataatgaaaaacaaaattaaatagtctatagtatagtatagtttgTACTAAGAAAAAATTGATGTATTAAATTTGTTGATGAGAAGTCATTGAAAATGAGAATAGCGGTGAAGATAAAGTGGCCTGAAAATGTTAACTAAGTAGAGAAAAGATTATATAAGTATGATGAAAAAAtgtagattataatttatagataaaatatagccgaaGGAAAGAAATAGtctgtatttttatttgataataagaAATACGAATATTGGTGAAATATGTAcggttttctaattattatagtaAGATGCTAAAGGAGCTAAgaaaaagttatacatgaaaagtatattaaagAACAGAAAATAAAGTGGAAATAGTGAAAAGAGTGTAGAGTAGCGAATGGAAAATTAGTGAGTGttgcaaagaaaaaaataaaaaaaatgaaaatggtacttttagagaaaaaataaaaaagaaaagaatttttAAGCAAAAGATTTAAGGAAAAGACTGAGTAGAGGAGGAAAACGAAGGTTATTACATTAACAGGAATTAATGATCAAAAAGTAGACACTAAGTAttcaaaatatgtaatattaaaaaagtaacgtAAGTAATGAATGTAGAAAAAGAGATTCAGATGACTTAAAACAAAGATAAATGAAGGTACTGAAGAAGAAAGAACTGTTACTGACAGTATAAATATAAGATAGAGAAATAAAGTTATAGTCaagaataagaaagaaaaataggCAACATGAATTAAtatcttaattttataatcatttatgtaaagatacattaaataaatattaataacattaaaagcTTAGGTTTTAGAAAATGAAAGTGTTGGCATAGAAGTTGTTAAAACACTTAGATatcaatgaaattaataaaaatatttagaatgaaagataaaaaaatcgtttttgtAAGTTGATTAAGtatataagattttatttccaataaaataAGTGAAATATAGAAAGATAGGCAGCAGTTTTTGAATAATTACGTAAGTATTTAACTAGAAATTTAGCAGAAGTTATTTTATAGAGACACTttgattttatgaaatttttcaaGTAATTGTTAAGGATAGACACAAAAGGGCaagaagagaaaaaagaagaataGTAAAAAGGTAGTATTAAGCCAAAGCGATAGACAGTAAGCAgttataaataggtatagaaAGAAATGCATTGTAAGAGACATAGATGCTAGTGAGCACagactaattttaaaaagtagttacataaataagtatataaatccagaaggtaaaacatattattaagaCAAAAGTATCTAAGTAAAATCGGAAGACATGTTTTTGGTGTTTGAACTACCTTGGTGTCGTATATCACAGTGTTCTTTGTTAACTTAATAAGGAACttcattaatataataagtattacaACAATAAACTCGTAAAGCGGAATTGACCGTCTAAAACAAATGTGCGGCAATTCggctttaaatattatttctatatcAGCTGTCTTTGGTAAAACGAGTTCTAATATGCCGAATGAAAATAAATCGGcaagaataatatttaaaaaatctaaaatatagcattttttctaaaatttctaCAAAGTGTCCGTGTTCATAACAAATAATACTTTGAAGACACTATCTTTTTAATACTTTACTATCTCTATCTATTCTACGATCTCTATTTTCTAACAGGGTAATCTGCATACCACCCAAAAGCACCGTTATCTCCTGTATGTGCTCCGAAATCTACATATTCTCCAAAGTCTGGTGGTCTTTCCGCAATTTGAGCTACTGCAGCTGCTGGACTCGTCTCATCATCTTGTGGTTTAGCTTGCAATCTAGCTTTTGGCGCGGGAGGTGGCAAGAGGGCTACAGCTGAAACAAAAGAGCcgctaattaaaattaaagcaatttGACATGGAACTCAGAGCTGTTGGTTAAACAGGGTAAGTACAgttgtaataaaagtaatagaACCGGTTATTTTCTATCATGActgttgaaaatatatattagtattatttttttcagactGATCTTCAGCAAGCTCTTGCTagttaaaaaatgtatctaaAATTCGGTTTTGTTTTTAGATATCTTCTAAATTACTATGAAGCTTTTAGTTCCATAAAATAAGGAAAAGGAGAAGTTCAATCCATTTTCATAACACaaatgttacttttacaaagtatAACTGAAAAGCTATTCCCAAATCACGTATTTTAATTAACGATTACAGTAGTTATGTAATTATCCTTATAAATTGATTGACCATTAATAAGATCTTAAAACTGGTTTAAGAATTGTTACAACGCTACAAGATTAAAATCTAATTCTACCATATAATTTAGATAGTTTAAACGTTCGTGCATAATTTACTCGAGGACTTGCGGAAGACGATCAGGTTGCAGCAAGGTGCAATCTATAATTATTACGTGTATCCAAGAAACTGAAAGTGATTTACCATCTTAGAAACATTGCATCGAAGAGACCCGTTTTGCATAACCCTAGTTAAAATTCAAGGGGGAATGATTTACGTATTTGATCATGTAATCGTTCTAATATCAAAGATGGAACAATAGACGAAAGTAAGAATTGCAAATGTATATATTCGTGCTTACGGTGTCTATTGTGAATATGAAACAAGTTACTCTATTTTAGAAAGCTAATCCTTTGGTGAAAGTGTATAATGATTGATAGCCCTCGACGTTCGTTGCGCTTTCGTTGACATTTAAACGCCCATGCTCTTTGGACAtgaattcaattttatattatttcatgtGTCActtttttctatatatatttattaggttCTTTGAAGACAACAGCAGGCAACAGGTTCTTTGAATTAAAAACCTGTACCTGTACAGAGTTGATCTCAAGAATAAGAAGAACTCAACTCAAGCTCATCCACCTTGGATGAGCTTCGAACCTCGACGTAAAGAGAGTttagaattatttttgtttgaagtcTAAACTGAGATTTGACGCCCCCATGATcgtaattaaaatcaatatatttgtaGATAATCAGTTACTTCTATGTTAAACGGACATCGGGCTGATTTTAAAGgcataaaagtaataaaatacgaATAATTATGGGCTTTTCCAAGAAAATGGTGgcgatatatttttaattgctttTGTGTACTTACTGCCTTGTTTATAATTCTGCAACGCTATCGGATGGTAGTTATCCTGGTATAGGCCTTCCGGTAGGCTCTGTCTGGGGACTCTTCTAGCTCTAACTTCTGTGAGGTCAACGAAGGCTATTTGGTCCGCCGGCACCGCTATGTAGGATGGCATGGCGTAAACCATCGCGATTGATGCCGCGAAGAGTATGGTGTGCTGTAAAGAAAACGAATGGGTAATTATgggattaaattctaaaattatggGAATTtgtcattcattcatatttaagcaaggtacccaatacgctggTGCTGTTACCCCTTTGGATGGCAAAGgtatatcaatactaatatacaaaaggtaaagtttgtggtattgtagggggtaatcctTGGACCTGctgaattgattttttattactggaaatccacgttatttctaccttttgaatatgaccaatattaccttTTCCCTCCAATTCGTCGAGAAAAGAGTGCTGAGTGTTAGCAGTGGGTACAACATTAGGGATAGAGTTTATACCACCACCGTGATGAGTCCGGACcctttcatcattcatcataattatcaacatgggttgataatgatgatgaactcaagtctcctctcagaatgagaggggttaggccaatagtccaccacactagcccattgcggattggcagacatcacacacgcagagaattaagaaaattctctggtatgcaggtatcctcacgatgtttttccttcaccgtttgagacgcgtgatatgtaatttcttaaaattcacacaattggaaagttggaggtgcattccaacccacaccctccggaatcggtggcagagatcatatctactgggctattcaggcttttattcaatatattgtAATTCGTAATCGCTACCGCGTGACTGAACGATCACGTACGAGGCACGGAGCTTAGATTGATCGTAGTGTGTCAGTGGTACAGTATTTATTACAGTACAGAGATGTGGTAAGGTAAGCGCCTACTCGTAAGACTGGTCACGGCCCGTTGCTGTTACGGCTTGTTGGTGAAACATTACTACGAgtgtaataatctatacttaatattaaatagaggaaagatttgattgtttgtttgcactgaATAGGCTCTGCGACTATTAAACCGATATATTTTACctacccccgtattcctataggaattagaaccacgcgggtgaaacctcaaAGCGCGCGGCGtcctattcctacggggacgggaaccttcgcgggcgaaaccgcgcggcgtctgctagtaatgttataaagaggattactactagaaagcaaTGGCGTGGCGTGCCTTGAGGccccgtatcaaaattagttggggggtccaattaatgaagggtaaagatttagAAGAAAATTATGACAATAATTCATCTTATtaaggatgtttccaacttttgggcgcacgcttaagcaacgaattaagtgagattgtgtgttacatttttcaattttttgctTTTGCTCGTTAGGGGCCCCGGAAcatagtccgggggccccgtaccATTgttacggcggtagctacgcccctgctcgaaagcctcgttatttgtgagtgttataggctttattttattcccgtat
This window of the Bicyclus anynana chromosome 19, ilBicAnyn1.1, whole genome shotgun sequence genome carries:
- the LOC112044619 gene encoding uncharacterized protein LOC112044619, which gives rise to MHTILFAASIAMVYAMPSYIAVPADQIAFVDLTEVRARRVPRQSLPEGLYQDNYHPIALQNYKQGTVALLPPPAPKARLQAKPQDDETSPAAAVAQIAERPPDFGEYVDFGAHTGDNGAFGWYADYPVRK